One window of Lytechinus variegatus isolate NC3 chromosome 2, Lvar_3.0, whole genome shotgun sequence genomic DNA carries:
- the LOC121408004 gene encoding glucose-induced degradation protein 8 homolog, which produces MASNKSPMTDISKEAWMNRLQGLHITRGDMNKLVMNYLVTEGFKEAAERFQSESSTKPMTDLDTLNERIQIREAIQDGHIEDAIAKVNDLHPELLDNDRYLYFHLQQQHLIELIRNKDLEGALTYAQTHLSERGEESMEVLPELERTLALLAFEDPACSPFSDLLHPSQRQKVASELNAAILEAENRESTPKLTNLLKLLLWSQEQLDAKKVKFPKLKNLASGEFEDPK; this is translated from the exons GCCAGCAATAAGAGTCCAATGACTGATATATCTAAAGAAGCCTGGATGAACAGACTACAAGGACTTCATATTACAAGGGGTGACATGAACAAATTAGTGATGAATTATCTAgtcacag AGGGGTTCAAGGAGGCTGCCGAACGATTCCAATCCGAGTCCAGTACTAAACCCATGACAGATCTAGATACACTGAATGAAAGGATACAGATAAGAGAAGCAATCCAAGATGGCCATATTGAAGATGCTATagcaaaggtcaatgaccttcaTCCAGAACTACTAGATAATGACAGATATCTCTACTTTCATTTACAG CAACAACATCTAATAGAGCTGATACGTAACAAGGACTTGGAGGGTGCACTAACGTATGCGCAGACGCATCTATCGGAGAGGGGAGAGGAGAGTATGGAAGTATTGCCGGAACTAGAGAGAACGTTAGCGTTGCTTGCGTTTGAAGACCCAGCGTGCTCACCTTTTTCTGATCTTCTTCATCCTTCACAAAGACAAAAG GTCGCAAGTGAGTTGAATGCAGCCATTTTGGAAGCCGAGAATCGGGAATCGACTCCCAAACTAACCAACCTCCTCAAACTATTGCTCTGGTCACAGGAGCAGCTGGATGCTAAGAAGGTCAAGTTTCCAAAGCTTAAAAACCTTGCCTCAGGGGAATTTGAAGATCCTAAATAG